From the Sebastes fasciatus isolate fSebFas1 chromosome 3, fSebFas1.pri, whole genome shotgun sequence genome, one window contains:
- the cplx2a gene encoding complexin 2, like — protein sequence MNFVMKAAMGGGPPDVGKMLGGEEKEEDPDAATKEEERQEALRQQEEERKGKYSKMEAERESMRQGIRDKYGLKKREEAEAEAAAAAEESVEGSLTRPKKLVPAGCGDEEEEESIMDTVMKYLPGPLQDMLKK from the exons ATGAATTTTGTAATGAAAGCTGCGATGGGAG gaGGTCCTCCTGATGTGGGCAAGATGCTGGgtggggaggagaaggaggaggacccCGACGCAGCCACGAAAGAGGAGGAGCGACAGGAGGCGCTgaggcagcaggaggaggagaggaagggcaAATATTCCAAGATGGAGGCTGAGAGGGAAAGCATGAGGCAAGGCATCAGAGATAAG TACGGCTTGAAAAAGCGCGAGGAGGCCGAGGCCGAGGCAGCAGCCGCTGCGGAGGAGTCTGTGGAGGGCAGCTTGACCCGACCCAAGAAGTTAGTGCCGGCCGGCTGCGgtgacgaggaggaagaggagagcatCATGGACACAGTGATGAAATACCTGCCAGGCCCGCTGCAAGACATGCTGAAGAAGTAG